From the Notolabrus celidotus isolate fNotCel1 chromosome 12, fNotCel1.pri, whole genome shotgun sequence genome, one window contains:
- the casp2 gene encoding caspase-2 isoform X6, with amino-acid sequence MCSPASSFSTRYPAPKEVSLESEAHVSSLPVLNLVCWSNMLECGMLEQDRRALRRGSVNLCKELVVDEMLIQTLQSDEILTESMAENIMAEQTPQKRSWRLLQLLPKRGPRAFSSFCSALRETEQTHLCELLTQSPEKDGKEVRAKRFVDSPLPVSTQEGITAKRVRTQESMEFSLDADSPINTPVLPCTPDFYLSHCLKSYRMKSSPRGFALVISNVTFDPCAAPDLDPRKGGEVDDEVLRKVFTELDYLVTVHRDLTAQGMRTCIENFSRRQDHQTMDSCVVCLLSHGVEGAIYGTDGELMQLDWVFGTFDNAHCPLLQNKPKMFFIQACRGDEMDCGVEQIDGPVRTCSPSCEQHDAGREGQGDSRQRGDIGRNRIKLPQRSDMICGYASLKGQRICTAAMRNTKRGSWFIQEINSALRLHARDTHVADMLVQVNGRIKEREGYAPGTAHHRCKEMSEFTSSLCKDLYLFPKYQPQY; translated from the exons ATGTGTAGCCCCGCCTCCTCTTTCAGCACAAGATACCCCGCCCCCAAGGAAGTGAGTCTGGAGAGTGAG GCTCATGTGTCTTCGTTACCTGTCCTGAACCTGGTCTGTTGGAGCAACATGTTGGAGTGTGGCATGCTGGAGCAGGACAGACGGGCTCTGCGGAGAGGCTCTGTCAATCTGTGCAAAGAGCTTGTTGTGGATGAGATGCTCATTCAGACCTTACAGTCAGATGAAATCCTGACTGAGAGCATGGCTGAAAACATTATG GCAGAGCAAACACCTCAGAAACGAAGCTGGCGCTTACTACAGCTCTTACCAAAGCGAGGACCCAGGGCCTTCAGCAGCTTCTGCTCAGCTCTAAGAGAAACCGAGCAGACGCACCTGTGTGAACTGCTCACACAATCACCTGAAAAAGATGGAAAAGAAGTACGTGCAAAG AGGTTTGTGGACTCTCCTCTCCCCGTTTCAACCCAAGAAGGAATTACTGCCAAGAGAGTAAGGACACAGG AGTCCATGGAGTTCAGTCTGGATGCAGACAGTCCCATCAACACTCCTGTGCTCCCATGCACGCCTGACTTTTACCTCTCTCATTGCCTGAAG TCCTACAGAATGAAGTCATCCCCTCGGGGTTTTGCGTTGGTGATCAGTaacgtgacctttgacccttgtGCTGCACCTGACCTTGACCCTAGGAAAGGAGGCGAGGTGGACGATGAGGTCCTTAGGAAGGTCTTCACAGAGCTGGACTACCTGGTTACAGTCCACAGAGACCTCACTGCTCAG GGCATGAGGACGTGCATTGAGAACTTTAGCCGACGACAGGACCATCAGACGATGGACAGCTGTGTGGTGTGTCTGCTCTCACATGGAGTGGAAGGAGCCATATATGGCACAGATGGAGAGCTCATGCAG CTGGACTGGGTGTTTGGGACCTTTGACAACGCGCACTGCCCGCTGCTACAGAACAAGCCAAAGATGTTTTTCATCCAGGCCTGTAGAGGAG ACGAGATGGACTGTGGAGTGGAGCAGATAGACGGACCAGTGAGGACCTGCTCTCCAAGCTGTGAACAGCATGACGCTGGGAGGGAAGGACAGGGGGACTCCAGACAGAGAGGGGACATCGGCAGAAACAGGATTAAACTGCCCCAGCGCTCAGACATGATCTGTGGCTACGCATCTCTCAAAGGTCAGAGAATTT GCACGGCAGCCATGAGGAACACTAAGAGAGGATCCTGGTTCATTCAGGAAATAAACTCAGCTCTCCGCCTGCATGCCAGAGACACACATGTTGCAGACATGCTAGTGCAG GTGAACGGCCGCATCAAGGAGCGGGAGGGATATGCTCCTGGCACCGCCCACCACCGCTGCAAAGAGATGTCAGAGTTCACCAGCTCATTGTGCAAAGACCTCTACCTTTTCCCCAAGTACCAGCCCCAGTATTGA
- the casp2 gene encoding caspase-2 isoform X4, whose translation MCSPASSFSTRYPAPKEVSLESEAHVSSLPVLNLVCWSNMLECGMLEQDRRALRRGSVNLCKELVVDEMLIQTLQSDEILTESMAENIMAEQTPQKRSWRLLQLLPKRGPRAFSSFCSALRETEQTHLCELLTQSPEKDGKEVRAKTSSVDREAWSEVSSTSGVSAFRRLIPVREEDREGAKQQTKKRGRCDKHTDRFVDSPLPVSTQEGITAKRVRTQESMEFSLDADSPINTPVLPCTPDFYLSHCLKSYRMKSSPRGFALVISNVTFDPCAAPDLDPRKGGEVDDEVLRKVFTELDYLVTVHRDLTAQGMRTCIENFSRRQDHQTMDSCVVCLLSHGVEGAIYGTDGELMQLDWVFGTFDNAHCPLLQNKPKMFFIQACRGDEMDCGVEQIDGPVRTCSPSCEQHDAGREGQGDSRQRGDIGRNRIKLPQRSDMICGYASLKGTAAMRNTKRGSWFIQEINSALRLHARDTHVADMLVQVNGRIKEREGYAPGTAHHRCKEMSEFTSSLCKDLYLFPKYQPQY comes from the exons ATGTGTAGCCCCGCCTCCTCTTTCAGCACAAGATACCCCGCCCCCAAGGAAGTGAGTCTGGAGAGTGAG GCTCATGTGTCTTCGTTACCTGTCCTGAACCTGGTCTGTTGGAGCAACATGTTGGAGTGTGGCATGCTGGAGCAGGACAGACGGGCTCTGCGGAGAGGCTCTGTCAATCTGTGCAAAGAGCTTGTTGTGGATGAGATGCTCATTCAGACCTTACAGTCAGATGAAATCCTGACTGAGAGCATGGCTGAAAACATTATG GCAGAGCAAACACCTCAGAAACGAAGCTGGCGCTTACTACAGCTCTTACCAAAGCGAGGACCCAGGGCCTTCAGCAGCTTCTGCTCAGCTCTAAGAGAAACCGAGCAGACGCACCTGTGTGAACTGCTCACACAATCACCTGAAAAAGATGGAAAAGAAGTACGTGCAAAG ACTTCTTCCGTAGATCGAGAGGCGTGGAGTGAGGTGAGCAGCACCTCAGGAGTGTCAGCATTCAGAAGGTTGATCCCGGTCAGGGAAGAAGACAGGGAGGGGGCGAAGCAGCagacaaagaaaagaggaagatgtGATAAGCACACAGAT AGGTTTGTGGACTCTCCTCTCCCCGTTTCAACCCAAGAAGGAATTACTGCCAAGAGAGTAAGGACACAGG AGTCCATGGAGTTCAGTCTGGATGCAGACAGTCCCATCAACACTCCTGTGCTCCCATGCACGCCTGACTTTTACCTCTCTCATTGCCTGAAG TCCTACAGAATGAAGTCATCCCCTCGGGGTTTTGCGTTGGTGATCAGTaacgtgacctttgacccttgtGCTGCACCTGACCTTGACCCTAGGAAAGGAGGCGAGGTGGACGATGAGGTCCTTAGGAAGGTCTTCACAGAGCTGGACTACCTGGTTACAGTCCACAGAGACCTCACTGCTCAG GGCATGAGGACGTGCATTGAGAACTTTAGCCGACGACAGGACCATCAGACGATGGACAGCTGTGTGGTGTGTCTGCTCTCACATGGAGTGGAAGGAGCCATATATGGCACAGATGGAGAGCTCATGCAG CTGGACTGGGTGTTTGGGACCTTTGACAACGCGCACTGCCCGCTGCTACAGAACAAGCCAAAGATGTTTTTCATCCAGGCCTGTAGAGGAG ACGAGATGGACTGTGGAGTGGAGCAGATAGACGGACCAGTGAGGACCTGCTCTCCAAGCTGTGAACAGCATGACGCTGGGAGGGAAGGACAGGGGGACTCCAGACAGAGAGGGGACATCGGCAGAAACAGGATTAAACTGCCCCAGCGCTCAGACATGATCTGTGGCTACGCATCTCTCAAAG GCACGGCAGCCATGAGGAACACTAAGAGAGGATCCTGGTTCATTCAGGAAATAAACTCAGCTCTCCGCCTGCATGCCAGAGACACACATGTTGCAGACATGCTAGTGCAG GTGAACGGCCGCATCAAGGAGCGGGAGGGATATGCTCCTGGCACCGCCCACCACCGCTGCAAAGAGATGTCAGAGTTCACCAGCTCATTGTGCAAAGACCTCTACCTTTTCCCCAAGTACCAGCCCCAGTATTGA
- the casp2 gene encoding caspase-2 isoform X2, with the protein MCSPASSFSTRYPAPKEVSLESEAHVSSLPVLNLVCWSNMLECGMLEQDRRALRRGSVNLCKELVVDEMLIQTLQSDEILTESMAENIMAEQTPQKRSWRLLQLLPKRGPRAFSSFCSALRETEQTHLCELLTQSPEKDGKEVRAKSVQQVEEPQEGHQAQQTTAERGETSSVDREAWSEVSSTSGVSAFRRLIPVREEDREGAKQQTKKRGRCDKHTDRFVDSPLPVSTQEGITAKRVRTQESMEFSLDADSPINTPVLPCTPDFYLSHCLKSYRMKSSPRGFALVISNVTFDPCAAPDLDPRKGGEVDDEVLRKVFTELDYLVTVHRDLTAQGMRTCIENFSRRQDHQTMDSCVVCLLSHGVEGAIYGTDGELMQLDWVFGTFDNAHCPLLQNKPKMFFIQACRGDEMDCGVEQIDGPVRTCSPSCEQHDAGREGQGDSRQRGDIGRNRIKLPQRSDMICGYASLKGTAAMRNTKRGSWFIQEINSALRLHARDTHVADMLVQVNGRIKEREGYAPGTAHHRCKEMSEFTSSLCKDLYLFPKYQPQY; encoded by the exons ATGTGTAGCCCCGCCTCCTCTTTCAGCACAAGATACCCCGCCCCCAAGGAAGTGAGTCTGGAGAGTGAG GCTCATGTGTCTTCGTTACCTGTCCTGAACCTGGTCTGTTGGAGCAACATGTTGGAGTGTGGCATGCTGGAGCAGGACAGACGGGCTCTGCGGAGAGGCTCTGTCAATCTGTGCAAAGAGCTTGTTGTGGATGAGATGCTCATTCAGACCTTACAGTCAGATGAAATCCTGACTGAGAGCATGGCTGAAAACATTATG GCAGAGCAAACACCTCAGAAACGAAGCTGGCGCTTACTACAGCTCTTACCAAAGCGAGGACCCAGGGCCTTCAGCAGCTTCTGCTCAGCTCTAAGAGAAACCGAGCAGACGCACCTGTGTGAACTGCTCACACAATCACCTGAAAAAGATGGAAAAGAAGTACGTGCAAAG AGTGTTCAGCAAGTGGAAGAGCCACAGGAAGGTCATCAAGCACAGCAGacaacagcagagaggggagag ACTTCTTCCGTAGATCGAGAGGCGTGGAGTGAGGTGAGCAGCACCTCAGGAGTGTCAGCATTCAGAAGGTTGATCCCGGTCAGGGAAGAAGACAGGGAGGGGGCGAAGCAGCagacaaagaaaagaggaagatgtGATAAGCACACAGAT AGGTTTGTGGACTCTCCTCTCCCCGTTTCAACCCAAGAAGGAATTACTGCCAAGAGAGTAAGGACACAGG AGTCCATGGAGTTCAGTCTGGATGCAGACAGTCCCATCAACACTCCTGTGCTCCCATGCACGCCTGACTTTTACCTCTCTCATTGCCTGAAG TCCTACAGAATGAAGTCATCCCCTCGGGGTTTTGCGTTGGTGATCAGTaacgtgacctttgacccttgtGCTGCACCTGACCTTGACCCTAGGAAAGGAGGCGAGGTGGACGATGAGGTCCTTAGGAAGGTCTTCACAGAGCTGGACTACCTGGTTACAGTCCACAGAGACCTCACTGCTCAG GGCATGAGGACGTGCATTGAGAACTTTAGCCGACGACAGGACCATCAGACGATGGACAGCTGTGTGGTGTGTCTGCTCTCACATGGAGTGGAAGGAGCCATATATGGCACAGATGGAGAGCTCATGCAG CTGGACTGGGTGTTTGGGACCTTTGACAACGCGCACTGCCCGCTGCTACAGAACAAGCCAAAGATGTTTTTCATCCAGGCCTGTAGAGGAG ACGAGATGGACTGTGGAGTGGAGCAGATAGACGGACCAGTGAGGACCTGCTCTCCAAGCTGTGAACAGCATGACGCTGGGAGGGAAGGACAGGGGGACTCCAGACAGAGAGGGGACATCGGCAGAAACAGGATTAAACTGCCCCAGCGCTCAGACATGATCTGTGGCTACGCATCTCTCAAAG GCACGGCAGCCATGAGGAACACTAAGAGAGGATCCTGGTTCATTCAGGAAATAAACTCAGCTCTCCGCCTGCATGCCAGAGACACACATGTTGCAGACATGCTAGTGCAG GTGAACGGCCGCATCAAGGAGCGGGAGGGATATGCTCCTGGCACCGCCCACCACCGCTGCAAAGAGATGTCAGAGTTCACCAGCTCATTGTGCAAAGACCTCTACCTTTTCCCCAAGTACCAGCCCCAGTATTGA
- the casp2 gene encoding caspase-2 isoform X1, protein MCSPASSFSTRYPAPKEVSLESEAHVSSLPVLNLVCWSNMLECGMLEQDRRALRRGSVNLCKELVVDEMLIQTLQSDEILTESMAENIMAEQTPQKRSWRLLQLLPKRGPRAFSSFCSALRETEQTHLCELLTQSPEKDGKEVRAKSVQQVEEPQEGHQAQQTTAERGETSSVDREAWSEVSSTSGVSAFRRLIPVREEDREGAKQQTKKRGRCDKHTDRFVDSPLPVSTQEGITAKRVRTQESMEFSLDADSPINTPVLPCTPDFYLSHCLKSYRMKSSPRGFALVISNVTFDPCAAPDLDPRKGGEVDDEVLRKVFTELDYLVTVHRDLTAQGMRTCIENFSRRQDHQTMDSCVVCLLSHGVEGAIYGTDGELMQLDWVFGTFDNAHCPLLQNKPKMFFIQACRGDEMDCGVEQIDGPVRTCSPSCEQHDAGREGQGDSRQRGDIGRNRIKLPQRSDMICGYASLKGQRICTAAMRNTKRGSWFIQEINSALRLHARDTHVADMLVQVNGRIKEREGYAPGTAHHRCKEMSEFTSSLCKDLYLFPKYQPQY, encoded by the exons ATGTGTAGCCCCGCCTCCTCTTTCAGCACAAGATACCCCGCCCCCAAGGAAGTGAGTCTGGAGAGTGAG GCTCATGTGTCTTCGTTACCTGTCCTGAACCTGGTCTGTTGGAGCAACATGTTGGAGTGTGGCATGCTGGAGCAGGACAGACGGGCTCTGCGGAGAGGCTCTGTCAATCTGTGCAAAGAGCTTGTTGTGGATGAGATGCTCATTCAGACCTTACAGTCAGATGAAATCCTGACTGAGAGCATGGCTGAAAACATTATG GCAGAGCAAACACCTCAGAAACGAAGCTGGCGCTTACTACAGCTCTTACCAAAGCGAGGACCCAGGGCCTTCAGCAGCTTCTGCTCAGCTCTAAGAGAAACCGAGCAGACGCACCTGTGTGAACTGCTCACACAATCACCTGAAAAAGATGGAAAAGAAGTACGTGCAAAG AGTGTTCAGCAAGTGGAAGAGCCACAGGAAGGTCATCAAGCACAGCAGacaacagcagagaggggagag ACTTCTTCCGTAGATCGAGAGGCGTGGAGTGAGGTGAGCAGCACCTCAGGAGTGTCAGCATTCAGAAGGTTGATCCCGGTCAGGGAAGAAGACAGGGAGGGGGCGAAGCAGCagacaaagaaaagaggaagatgtGATAAGCACACAGAT AGGTTTGTGGACTCTCCTCTCCCCGTTTCAACCCAAGAAGGAATTACTGCCAAGAGAGTAAGGACACAGG AGTCCATGGAGTTCAGTCTGGATGCAGACAGTCCCATCAACACTCCTGTGCTCCCATGCACGCCTGACTTTTACCTCTCTCATTGCCTGAAG TCCTACAGAATGAAGTCATCCCCTCGGGGTTTTGCGTTGGTGATCAGTaacgtgacctttgacccttgtGCTGCACCTGACCTTGACCCTAGGAAAGGAGGCGAGGTGGACGATGAGGTCCTTAGGAAGGTCTTCACAGAGCTGGACTACCTGGTTACAGTCCACAGAGACCTCACTGCTCAG GGCATGAGGACGTGCATTGAGAACTTTAGCCGACGACAGGACCATCAGACGATGGACAGCTGTGTGGTGTGTCTGCTCTCACATGGAGTGGAAGGAGCCATATATGGCACAGATGGAGAGCTCATGCAG CTGGACTGGGTGTTTGGGACCTTTGACAACGCGCACTGCCCGCTGCTACAGAACAAGCCAAAGATGTTTTTCATCCAGGCCTGTAGAGGAG ACGAGATGGACTGTGGAGTGGAGCAGATAGACGGACCAGTGAGGACCTGCTCTCCAAGCTGTGAACAGCATGACGCTGGGAGGGAAGGACAGGGGGACTCCAGACAGAGAGGGGACATCGGCAGAAACAGGATTAAACTGCCCCAGCGCTCAGACATGATCTGTGGCTACGCATCTCTCAAAGGTCAGAGAATTT GCACGGCAGCCATGAGGAACACTAAGAGAGGATCCTGGTTCATTCAGGAAATAAACTCAGCTCTCCGCCTGCATGCCAGAGACACACATGTTGCAGACATGCTAGTGCAG GTGAACGGCCGCATCAAGGAGCGGGAGGGATATGCTCCTGGCACCGCCCACCACCGCTGCAAAGAGATGTCAGAGTTCACCAGCTCATTGTGCAAAGACCTCTACCTTTTCCCCAAGTACCAGCCCCAGTATTGA
- the casp2 gene encoding caspase-2 isoform X5 — MLECGMLEQDRRALRRGSVNLCKELVVDEMLIQTLQSDEILTESMAENIMAEQTPQKRSWRLLQLLPKRGPRAFSSFCSALRETEQTHLCELLTQSPEKDGKEVRAKSVQQVEEPQEGHQAQQTTAERGETSSVDREAWSEVSSTSGVSAFRRLIPVREEDREGAKQQTKKRGRCDKHTDRFVDSPLPVSTQEGITAKRVRTQESMEFSLDADSPINTPVLPCTPDFYLSHCLKSYRMKSSPRGFALVISNVTFDPCAAPDLDPRKGGEVDDEVLRKVFTELDYLVTVHRDLTAQGMRTCIENFSRRQDHQTMDSCVVCLLSHGVEGAIYGTDGELMQLDWVFGTFDNAHCPLLQNKPKMFFIQACRGDEMDCGVEQIDGPVRTCSPSCEQHDAGREGQGDSRQRGDIGRNRIKLPQRSDMICGYASLKGQRICTAAMRNTKRGSWFIQEINSALRLHARDTHVADMLVQVNGRIKEREGYAPGTAHHRCKEMSEFTSSLCKDLYLFPKYQPQY, encoded by the exons ATGTTGGAGTGTGGCATGCTGGAGCAGGACAGACGGGCTCTGCGGAGAGGCTCTGTCAATCTGTGCAAAGAGCTTGTTGTGGATGAGATGCTCATTCAGACCTTACAGTCAGATGAAATCCTGACTGAGAGCATGGCTGAAAACATTATG GCAGAGCAAACACCTCAGAAACGAAGCTGGCGCTTACTACAGCTCTTACCAAAGCGAGGACCCAGGGCCTTCAGCAGCTTCTGCTCAGCTCTAAGAGAAACCGAGCAGACGCACCTGTGTGAACTGCTCACACAATCACCTGAAAAAGATGGAAAAGAAGTACGTGCAAAG AGTGTTCAGCAAGTGGAAGAGCCACAGGAAGGTCATCAAGCACAGCAGacaacagcagagaggggagag ACTTCTTCCGTAGATCGAGAGGCGTGGAGTGAGGTGAGCAGCACCTCAGGAGTGTCAGCATTCAGAAGGTTGATCCCGGTCAGGGAAGAAGACAGGGAGGGGGCGAAGCAGCagacaaagaaaagaggaagatgtGATAAGCACACAGAT AGGTTTGTGGACTCTCCTCTCCCCGTTTCAACCCAAGAAGGAATTACTGCCAAGAGAGTAAGGACACAGG AGTCCATGGAGTTCAGTCTGGATGCAGACAGTCCCATCAACACTCCTGTGCTCCCATGCACGCCTGACTTTTACCTCTCTCATTGCCTGAAG TCCTACAGAATGAAGTCATCCCCTCGGGGTTTTGCGTTGGTGATCAGTaacgtgacctttgacccttgtGCTGCACCTGACCTTGACCCTAGGAAAGGAGGCGAGGTGGACGATGAGGTCCTTAGGAAGGTCTTCACAGAGCTGGACTACCTGGTTACAGTCCACAGAGACCTCACTGCTCAG GGCATGAGGACGTGCATTGAGAACTTTAGCCGACGACAGGACCATCAGACGATGGACAGCTGTGTGGTGTGTCTGCTCTCACATGGAGTGGAAGGAGCCATATATGGCACAGATGGAGAGCTCATGCAG CTGGACTGGGTGTTTGGGACCTTTGACAACGCGCACTGCCCGCTGCTACAGAACAAGCCAAAGATGTTTTTCATCCAGGCCTGTAGAGGAG ACGAGATGGACTGTGGAGTGGAGCAGATAGACGGACCAGTGAGGACCTGCTCTCCAAGCTGTGAACAGCATGACGCTGGGAGGGAAGGACAGGGGGACTCCAGACAGAGAGGGGACATCGGCAGAAACAGGATTAAACTGCCCCAGCGCTCAGACATGATCTGTGGCTACGCATCTCTCAAAGGTCAGAGAATTT GCACGGCAGCCATGAGGAACACTAAGAGAGGATCCTGGTTCATTCAGGAAATAAACTCAGCTCTCCGCCTGCATGCCAGAGACACACATGTTGCAGACATGCTAGTGCAG GTGAACGGCCGCATCAAGGAGCGGGAGGGATATGCTCCTGGCACCGCCCACCACCGCTGCAAAGAGATGTCAGAGTTCACCAGCTCATTGTGCAAAGACCTCTACCTTTTCCCCAAGTACCAGCCCCAGTATTGA
- the casp2 gene encoding caspase-2 isoform X7, which produces MCSPASSFSTRYPAPKEVSLESEAHVSSLPVLNLVCWSNMLECGMLEQDRRALRRGSVNLCKELVVDEMLIQTLQSDEILTESMAENIMAEQTPQKRSWRLLQLLPKRGPRAFSSFCSALRETEQTHLCELLTQSPEKDGKEVRAKRFVDSPLPVSTQEGITAKRVRTQESMEFSLDADSPINTPVLPCTPDFYLSHCLKSYRMKSSPRGFALVISNVTFDPCAAPDLDPRKGGEVDDEVLRKVFTELDYLVTVHRDLTAQGMRTCIENFSRRQDHQTMDSCVVCLLSHGVEGAIYGTDGELMQLDWVFGTFDNAHCPLLQNKPKMFFIQACRGDEMDCGVEQIDGPVRTCSPSCEQHDAGREGQGDSRQRGDIGRNRIKLPQRSDMICGYASLKGTAAMRNTKRGSWFIQEINSALRLHARDTHVADMLVQVNGRIKEREGYAPGTAHHRCKEMSEFTSSLCKDLYLFPKYQPQY; this is translated from the exons ATGTGTAGCCCCGCCTCCTCTTTCAGCACAAGATACCCCGCCCCCAAGGAAGTGAGTCTGGAGAGTGAG GCTCATGTGTCTTCGTTACCTGTCCTGAACCTGGTCTGTTGGAGCAACATGTTGGAGTGTGGCATGCTGGAGCAGGACAGACGGGCTCTGCGGAGAGGCTCTGTCAATCTGTGCAAAGAGCTTGTTGTGGATGAGATGCTCATTCAGACCTTACAGTCAGATGAAATCCTGACTGAGAGCATGGCTGAAAACATTATG GCAGAGCAAACACCTCAGAAACGAAGCTGGCGCTTACTACAGCTCTTACCAAAGCGAGGACCCAGGGCCTTCAGCAGCTTCTGCTCAGCTCTAAGAGAAACCGAGCAGACGCACCTGTGTGAACTGCTCACACAATCACCTGAAAAAGATGGAAAAGAAGTACGTGCAAAG AGGTTTGTGGACTCTCCTCTCCCCGTTTCAACCCAAGAAGGAATTACTGCCAAGAGAGTAAGGACACAGG AGTCCATGGAGTTCAGTCTGGATGCAGACAGTCCCATCAACACTCCTGTGCTCCCATGCACGCCTGACTTTTACCTCTCTCATTGCCTGAAG TCCTACAGAATGAAGTCATCCCCTCGGGGTTTTGCGTTGGTGATCAGTaacgtgacctttgacccttgtGCTGCACCTGACCTTGACCCTAGGAAAGGAGGCGAGGTGGACGATGAGGTCCTTAGGAAGGTCTTCACAGAGCTGGACTACCTGGTTACAGTCCACAGAGACCTCACTGCTCAG GGCATGAGGACGTGCATTGAGAACTTTAGCCGACGACAGGACCATCAGACGATGGACAGCTGTGTGGTGTGTCTGCTCTCACATGGAGTGGAAGGAGCCATATATGGCACAGATGGAGAGCTCATGCAG CTGGACTGGGTGTTTGGGACCTTTGACAACGCGCACTGCCCGCTGCTACAGAACAAGCCAAAGATGTTTTTCATCCAGGCCTGTAGAGGAG ACGAGATGGACTGTGGAGTGGAGCAGATAGACGGACCAGTGAGGACCTGCTCTCCAAGCTGTGAACAGCATGACGCTGGGAGGGAAGGACAGGGGGACTCCAGACAGAGAGGGGACATCGGCAGAAACAGGATTAAACTGCCCCAGCGCTCAGACATGATCTGTGGCTACGCATCTCTCAAAG GCACGGCAGCCATGAGGAACACTAAGAGAGGATCCTGGTTCATTCAGGAAATAAACTCAGCTCTCCGCCTGCATGCCAGAGACACACATGTTGCAGACATGCTAGTGCAG GTGAACGGCCGCATCAAGGAGCGGGAGGGATATGCTCCTGGCACCGCCCACCACCGCTGCAAAGAGATGTCAGAGTTCACCAGCTCATTGTGCAAAGACCTCTACCTTTTCCCCAAGTACCAGCCCCAGTATTGA
- the casp2 gene encoding caspase-2 isoform X3: MCSPASSFSTRYPAPKEVSLESEAHVSSLPVLNLVCWSNMLECGMLEQDRRALRRGSVNLCKELVVDEMLIQTLQSDEILTESMAENIMAEQTPQKRSWRLLQLLPKRGPRAFSSFCSALRETEQTHLCELLTQSPEKDGKEVRAKTSSVDREAWSEVSSTSGVSAFRRLIPVREEDREGAKQQTKKRGRCDKHTDRFVDSPLPVSTQEGITAKRVRTQESMEFSLDADSPINTPVLPCTPDFYLSHCLKSYRMKSSPRGFALVISNVTFDPCAAPDLDPRKGGEVDDEVLRKVFTELDYLVTVHRDLTAQGMRTCIENFSRRQDHQTMDSCVVCLLSHGVEGAIYGTDGELMQLDWVFGTFDNAHCPLLQNKPKMFFIQACRGDEMDCGVEQIDGPVRTCSPSCEQHDAGREGQGDSRQRGDIGRNRIKLPQRSDMICGYASLKGQRICTAAMRNTKRGSWFIQEINSALRLHARDTHVADMLVQVNGRIKEREGYAPGTAHHRCKEMSEFTSSLCKDLYLFPKYQPQY, from the exons ATGTGTAGCCCCGCCTCCTCTTTCAGCACAAGATACCCCGCCCCCAAGGAAGTGAGTCTGGAGAGTGAG GCTCATGTGTCTTCGTTACCTGTCCTGAACCTGGTCTGTTGGAGCAACATGTTGGAGTGTGGCATGCTGGAGCAGGACAGACGGGCTCTGCGGAGAGGCTCTGTCAATCTGTGCAAAGAGCTTGTTGTGGATGAGATGCTCATTCAGACCTTACAGTCAGATGAAATCCTGACTGAGAGCATGGCTGAAAACATTATG GCAGAGCAAACACCTCAGAAACGAAGCTGGCGCTTACTACAGCTCTTACCAAAGCGAGGACCCAGGGCCTTCAGCAGCTTCTGCTCAGCTCTAAGAGAAACCGAGCAGACGCACCTGTGTGAACTGCTCACACAATCACCTGAAAAAGATGGAAAAGAAGTACGTGCAAAG ACTTCTTCCGTAGATCGAGAGGCGTGGAGTGAGGTGAGCAGCACCTCAGGAGTGTCAGCATTCAGAAGGTTGATCCCGGTCAGGGAAGAAGACAGGGAGGGGGCGAAGCAGCagacaaagaaaagaggaagatgtGATAAGCACACAGAT AGGTTTGTGGACTCTCCTCTCCCCGTTTCAACCCAAGAAGGAATTACTGCCAAGAGAGTAAGGACACAGG AGTCCATGGAGTTCAGTCTGGATGCAGACAGTCCCATCAACACTCCTGTGCTCCCATGCACGCCTGACTTTTACCTCTCTCATTGCCTGAAG TCCTACAGAATGAAGTCATCCCCTCGGGGTTTTGCGTTGGTGATCAGTaacgtgacctttgacccttgtGCTGCACCTGACCTTGACCCTAGGAAAGGAGGCGAGGTGGACGATGAGGTCCTTAGGAAGGTCTTCACAGAGCTGGACTACCTGGTTACAGTCCACAGAGACCTCACTGCTCAG GGCATGAGGACGTGCATTGAGAACTTTAGCCGACGACAGGACCATCAGACGATGGACAGCTGTGTGGTGTGTCTGCTCTCACATGGAGTGGAAGGAGCCATATATGGCACAGATGGAGAGCTCATGCAG CTGGACTGGGTGTTTGGGACCTTTGACAACGCGCACTGCCCGCTGCTACAGAACAAGCCAAAGATGTTTTTCATCCAGGCCTGTAGAGGAG ACGAGATGGACTGTGGAGTGGAGCAGATAGACGGACCAGTGAGGACCTGCTCTCCAAGCTGTGAACAGCATGACGCTGGGAGGGAAGGACAGGGGGACTCCAGACAGAGAGGGGACATCGGCAGAAACAGGATTAAACTGCCCCAGCGCTCAGACATGATCTGTGGCTACGCATCTCTCAAAGGTCAGAGAATTT GCACGGCAGCCATGAGGAACACTAAGAGAGGATCCTGGTTCATTCAGGAAATAAACTCAGCTCTCCGCCTGCATGCCAGAGACACACATGTTGCAGACATGCTAGTGCAG GTGAACGGCCGCATCAAGGAGCGGGAGGGATATGCTCCTGGCACCGCCCACCACCGCTGCAAAGAGATGTCAGAGTTCACCAGCTCATTGTGCAAAGACCTCTACCTTTTCCCCAAGTACCAGCCCCAGTATTGA